The sequence CGTCGGCACGTTGCGGTACGCACCAATGCGTCGAATGCGTTAAAAGCGTCAGTAACGCAGAGGGTGATGATTCAAAACGCGCGGAGATTTTGGCGACTAGCGATTCTAGAATACCAGCGACGCGTTGCCGGCATCGACCAATCAGAGGCCGCGATGCGTATGACTGCCAATTTGAAGACGCGGACACCAATGATGATTCGAGTTCGTTGGACGCACGAAGCGCGCGACAGGCCGGCAACGACATGACCGACGACTTTGGGTGGTGACAGTGCGACGGCAATTTGTGCGGAGTTCGAACGATGCTGGCAAATCCAACCTTCTGTCTGTCATTACACCGATCTAAATGCGATCGTCTATTAAAACATCACACCGATTCATGAGAGTAGCCATGCCTGTGCTTGTATGTATATATTGTAGTGCTCGAAATGAATGGAAACATGTTTTCGAAGTCCGAGGTCTGGATAACCATACTCGCCTACCACCGATGTTTACATTACACGTCACGTAGGCCTAGCACGttcatcgagttcgtaactggccgGTGAACGAGCCcaactaacccccgtattcagaaatgcggcTTGACTCGAACTTGACTTGCGGCCGCCTCAAGTCGGCGCCAACGCGCATCATAAACCTCCCTTGACTTGAAGCGCCTCCTCGCGGCGGACTTCACTTGATCAAGTACGCGAAAACTTCAAGACAGGGCCAGCGCTACCTTGAAGTGGGCTTGACAGGTTGAGGAGCCATGGCGGCTTATAGGAGCGACGTTGCCAGAAGAATCAGCGCTTACGAATTTGCGTGTAGAGCATGTGATGTCGTCTTCGGTGATGCATTTTACATGCAAACTGTGCCACGGCCATGGATGCGCGACAGATTGAACCCGATGGAGCTGTACGACGACGAGGAGTTTCTCACGCGCTATCGCTTCACGAAGCAAACAGTTCGTGAGCTGCTCGCCTTTGTGCCACTTGAAGCGAGCGGCGACAACCGAGGATTGCCGCTGACACCCATGCAGCAGCTGCTTGTGGCACTGAGATTTTACGGCGCCGGAACCTTTCAAATTGTGAGCGGAGACTTGGTCAATGTGTCCCAGCCCACGGTGTGCCGCACGGTGAAACGAGTGACGCGCCTTCTTGCAAGGCACCTGTTCCGAGCAGTCGTCCGCTTCCCAGATGCCTCACAGCTGTCAGGTGTGATGCGAGATTTTTACGAGATCGCCCACTTCCCCGGGGTGACGGGCTGCATCGACGGCACACATGTACGCATAAAGAGTCCCGGAAGCGATGACGCAGAAGTTTACCGCAACCGCAAAGGAGTGTTTTCTATTAACGTTCAGGTAAGCCCTTTCTCACCATGTGTAGGGATCGTACGTAAGCGATTAGTTTTGCAGAAACGTAGAAGCAGCGGTAAAAGTCATATTACAATTCTCGCATGCTGTTTTAAGTAACTGTGTTACGCGCGTCATATTCGTTCACACGCTATATTTGACGGAGAGACGGTACGAGTGCCGCTGTTTAGTCGAATGTGTGGTCTCAACTGTAGCGCTGCGGCAGGGACGAGCTTCGCTTGCTGATCACGAAGCAACTGATATGATGTGCGCGCGCACATATTTTTATTTCACAACGTAAGAAATGGGCTATCACACTTCTGTCCATAGTGACCACTACAAGCTGTGCAACAAATTCCGTATTTACATGTGCCGTGGCAAAAACAGGGCGGTGAATTATGGGCCACATGAAATTTTTAGTTAGTTGAAAATTTCTGCGAGATAGCCTTCAGTTGTTTTCAGATTTTTATCTTCCGTGTTGCTGGGAGGTAAAATGTACTGACAGTTGTTGCAACGACAACATTTCGTTCCTGCACTCATactctagttttctttttttgcaggcgGTTGCCGGACCAATGCTGCAATTCTTCAACGTTGTAGCGAGCTGGCCGGGGTCTGCCCATGACAGTCGCATATTTGACAATTCTAGAGTACGAGTTATGTACGAACAGCACCGTGTGCCTGGTCTGCTGCTTGGAGACATGGGCTATGCCTGCTCTCCTTTCTTGATGACCCCCCTTGCTGAGCCAGGTCCAGTCAACTCACCAGAAGGCAGGCAAGTAATGCCTAATCCTTTCAGGGGTGTATATGATAGGTAACACCTCTCCCCATAATAACATACTATGTTTTTGTAAAGCTATGCAATACACCTGAGGTGTATTAAAGTGAGTAGCTGTAATGCATAAGCAACACGTTCCTCTGGTATCTGTTGCTGCACCAAGAGCGCACAGATGGTGTTGCCTATATAGCGCGAGATTGTTACAGTTCCGTTCAATATAATGGTCGGTAATGAAATATGGCTGGGCAGAACGAATGCAAATCTAGGAAGGTGCTACATCGTTTGCAGGAAATGGAATGTATTTGTAACCATTCAATGTAGATCTGTGCTAACTACACAGAATAACAGCTTTGGAACAATATAATGTACAGTGTGTATTCGAAAACTAATTGCATTGTATTGTCATTCTATCAGGTACAACAAGGCGCACATCAAGACCCGCAACTCCATAGAAAGGGCCTTTGGAGTGTGGAAAAGGCGCTTTCCATGTTTGGACATGAAGCTGCAGCACAAGCCTCGTAATGCAGCTCGCATAATAACTGCTTGCGCTGCCCTGCACAACGTGGCCCTCCTACGAAGAGAACCCGAGCCACTCGGTCTCCATGTTCCCACCAGCCGATGCAGACGTACAGGAAGAAATACTTGCCAAGAGCACCTGCCCACTGTTAATGGTGTGGGGGACAATCTACCTGGCATGCGTGCACGGCAACTTCTTATCCAGAGAAGTTTCTCTTAAGATTGTTGTTTGAAATCCACCTCGTGTTTCTGAATAATAGGGGTGTGTGAACAGTGAATTTTGAGACTGAATCGAATGGAAATCTAGCAGAATCAAATTGAATGGCTTTGGAATAATGAAGAGGCATTAGCAGCATTAATATAAAACAATGCTCACATCCTAGTATAGTCGGAAAggttctgtcattacatagcacattatgaagtgtttattaaaagcacaaagagCATCAGGAGCAGACCAGTAGTTTCTTTGTATGCGCAGAACTCTTTAGAGTGTGCAAATGGTCACTGTATAGCCTGTAATGTATGGCTACCGAAGCAACGTAGCCTGTTCCACTACGcgagttctcatgttttatgtccataCTATGCCCGAGGGGTAAAAACTTACCGtgcttttgctccaattttgttTAATTAGGTGCAGTTGATGTTTTGAAATATTcaaaaagtttcgaatattcacacacccctagtgAATAGTTGGGTAATGGGTTTATGGTTCTGTGTGTCGTGTGGCGTCTGTATGGCACTACAGACAGACGAAATGTAAAAAGACCATGTGTGCTAAAAACTCCGTTACTGATTAGACACGCAGCCTCAGGGTGTCATGCAGCTTTTATTCATTGCATTCAATTTTGCAAGCTCAACTTGCTTTTGAAGATTCAATATTTCTATTTTGAGCTTAtgctcttcatttctttttttcaagttgtCTGCATGCTCCTCTTGCATCAGACGCATTCGCAACTTTTGCTCCTCCCTGAGTAAAGCAATCCTGACTTCATTTTCGGAAGCCAAAGTTTTCTCTAGGAGTGCCATCCTGCTTCTGGGTGGCCTCTCGCTTGTAAATTCTCTGGCTCGTTCTGGCTCGTTCTCCTTGTTTGACTCGAGAAGCTCTGGCGCAGCTGTAGTGTGATCCACAATGGGTGAACTTGTAGCGTTCAAGTCATCCATTGATTGGTCGTGTTGTACTAGATGGCCAGGGCTCCTGTGCTCCTCTGAAAGGATCATTAGTTCAAAATCATACTCATCATGTGGCACACACTTTGCATCGCTGAATGTAAATGCCACAACAAATTGCTTTCGACATATTCAGCTGAGGGTTTTCAAAAAGCCTAAATGCCTTCTAAAGACATATGTAACTTCTCCGCACTGTACAACAAACAGGCTGAAGGTACCAATTGCACAGACATGTATACAGCATCAAAGCCTCAGAAAACACGATAAACTGGGAAGTGGTTCCTCCCACTTTCCTCACAGCAGATTGCCTTCAAGTTTCATGCTACAAAAACTTTGCAATGTGTTTCATGAAATAGTACTATACCATAATAGTCATATGTTGCTTCCACTTCTCCTGTTATCATCGGCTGCAGGAGCCGAACAACAGGCTCACTGTCGACGGGGGGGAGGTAGGTTGCGCCATCAGAGTCTTCTTCATTCGGTATTCTGGTGGCCATGTGGCCTGCCACAGCCCCAACCAAAGCCGACAGTGGTGTCATGCCTGCTGCAGCAGGTCCTCCTCCTAAAGAAATGCGCAACAGTTGTAACATTCTATGAAGTACATTTATGAAGTGCTTTGAGTGGGCCCGTGCACAATGCACATTGAATAAAAATTTTCAACATATTTGATTTTAAGCAGGTTGCTGAAACTGCTGTGACCCACTCTTTTACTCGCATCCTCTCCAGTATTGCATGCAAGGTATATTACAGTACTACATTGTGCCACATTTCATGTTCTCTAATCTTTGTATAAATGTGTTAATATTTTCTTAGTACATGTATTTTTGTTATCTGCATTGCCTTTCAGCGTATATTTAGAAGACCATGTGGTATTCCATAAAATGTCACTGCTGTATTGTGGATACAATACACAATGCTCATTGAGGCTGTTCTGAGTCTCGCCGAAATAGGGTGCAGCAAACTTCTATGCACATACGAACAAGTAGGCAGGCTGTTATAGTAATAGGGCATTTCAGGAGTTACAAAATGTGATTCAGTGCCAAATTTTGTGAACTGGAGCTTATGTGTATCTGATCATACTGAAATAAAGTACCCTGAGCGTGTCGAACTACTGCTAAGCTGTTTTTGCCAGCATACAATTATGTCGGGGTACCATTAAAAAGACGTTACTTTTCAGAGCAGTAGAATGAGCATAATTTGCTGTTTTAACAGCTCGCTTGTTGCATAACTACTTCTAGCCTAATGCCTGCGTTTAGCAAACCTAAGCTCTGTCTGCTCGTGTGTTACCCTACGCCCCATGTGACCCCCATTATGTGTTCCAGCATATGCACCACGCGAGAAGTGCTTGCGCATCACGTTCATCACTTTGAGGAAAAAGCTTTTGTACCGTGCACCATTTCGGCCAGCTGCAAATCTCAACTCTACACGAAGTACACGTGTAAGCAGTGCAGTACAAACGCGCGAAAACGTGGCAATGTTAATTTTTGTGACAACGTCGAAACGCGGAGACATAAATAACACGAACATACAGTACGACGCACTGTTCGTGTCACTTATACGTAGCGGTGTGTCGTTGTTTTCGCAGTCAATGACGCGAGCCTCGGCAAGCATGCAATCACCGAAGCCAATATACTGTCGAcaccacacacacagacacgcagtTTGACAACACAATTCCAATGACCTACACAATGGTGCTAGTCTTCTACGTTCCATCATCAATAAAAGATCGCTTACCCGTcttgtgaatttttcttttttcttcagcatTCTCTTCTTTCCATTTCTGCTTCATGTTTCCCCAACATTTCTTCAGCTGCTTGGGGTCGCGaggcgtgacaccatgctgtgcATTGTATTCCACAGCGAGCTTCTTCCACGCCGCAGTTTTCGCGCTTAGGGATGCCACGTCCGTCTTTTTACATTCTAGAACTTTTTTATGATTGTTGACTAAGCTCAAAAGAAGCGACTTCTCCTCGGATGTGAAGCGCGGTGCCGGTTTTCTGGAGCCACACGGTGCGGTCGTCTCCTCCGACGCCATTTTAAAAGTGACCGTCGAGCGGCAGTGGATCGACTTGGATGGTTATGGCTGTTTTCGTgcgattttcttttatttatttcttttttctgccaatGCCTCTCTGCAAACGGGCACCTAGCTTAACCTTTCAGGAAATCGTCGGTTCTACAGATATATGAAGTATTATTACTGTCATTCAATCTGGTAACCTCGCTCCCAGACACACCGCGGCGTAGCTTGGGCTTGACTTGACGAAGGAAGGCAGCGAGAACGTTTATGAAACGTGATCGCTGCCTTCAGCGTGTTCAAGTCGGGTGTAGTCTTGAGCAGGACTTGTTCAAGTCAAGGCGCAGCTTCAAGTTaaggcgcatttctgaatacgggggtaagactctttgaaattaattttcagtTCCGTTTGCCGCTGATGTGATTTCAAATATGGCACTCGTGGCTACGtgtgccatatttgtgtatgctGTGGTAAATGAACCGTGTGAAACTTCGGGTGCGGAACAGCGGCGTCTTTCGTGTGTGAGTTATGTAGTCTCGGGTGACTACAGTTTCACGGGCGAGCTCTGCACTGCTTCTACCGGAATAGATAACTTTCTAAAGCGGAAAACACTAGTAGACGAACAATGGGAAGTACACCTTCGGCCATACTGTCCGTTTCAGCTGACAGTTCCTTCTTCGAGTCGGCATGTGTAATTCACTTCAGTAGAAGTTCACAGTgctccttcactcacttcttcCTGGGGCAGGCGTGCTATGGGCTAGTTGAGGATAAATCACTTGTGCAGCACTCACCAAAGCTGATGCACTGAAATAAACGCGACACAGTGCTGCCATGtttgagtgtgtgtgtttgtagtggagCACTGCAATGAAATGATCTGTTTGCAATATGTGTATCATGTGTAGTGCATAGGacgacctgcatcatgcaagacgtATGCATGCAGCCGCGTATACCAGGCTTGCTTCAATGGCTGCTCGAGAAGCAACACATACTGAGTGAATGAAACTAATTTGCTTTTGATATCTTTTTTTGGCTTTGGGAGAAGCAGATGCTGTGAGTGCATTGCGAGGGAGGGGAAGAATGTTCGTCGCTGTGATACCACAAACTGTAGTCAGGAAAAAGACTAACTGAAAACCAAGTTTTAATGCATCTTCCAAAACTGTTTAAATAACAAGTTAACATTTCCACTGCAACATTGGGCCCATAGATAGCGTATGCGCTTGAAATAAATAGGTTATAGACTAGACGACTAGACCCGCAGTAACAAATTTTGTATTAGCACTGAAGGAAAGGCTGCCACTGGCGTCAGCCAGAACAAAACTGCTACGTGCTCAACATACTTCCTCGGAGCCACCGCTACCAAGACCGCTtaccattctgggtgtaacagtCAGCCCTTCTCTCGACTTTCCCGCACACGTCACCTGTATCTAACGCACTGTATCTAAGGCTCCTCGCATTCtggggtttgtgtcccgtgtctcccttccctgtggACCTGAGGTTTTCAAAGCATTGTACCCTCGTCTCATTCTACCACGGGTTGAGTACTACTCATCACTATGGTCCCCGTTGCAAACTTGCCTTGTTGACAAACTTGAGGTTGTTCACCGCGGCGCTACACGCACCCTCCAGTCCCGTCTTTTAGGTCGTCGCAAGCTGATGCGAGCCTACGAGGATCGACTCAAAGCCCTCAAGTGGctcaccctgcaataccagcgtaCCATTGCACTAGTCCGTCTGCTCTTCAAGCTGCTCGTTGGCGCTCTGAACAGCAttcatctttcttcttcagtcCGCCTGAAGAAGTGGTCAGGACAGCCTGAGCCCCATGACGTCTGTGCGGCCCGAAACCGCAACTCCATGCTTATGTTTGGCATACAGAGCTTCTCTCCACCTCCCTGGCCACTCAGACTCCCCTTCCTAGCGACTGGAGTGAATCGGCACTCCTGCGCTTCACGCACCCATCGACTGCCCAGTTCTTACCCTGTTACATGCTCAGCGAGTGAGCAAGCGTGtgtatttgtgtttgtgtgtgtaagACAGATAGAGAGCGTGTCTTCTACACCCTGCGAGTTCGAGTTCTAGATGGCTGGCTATCACACGCTCTCGAGTACAAGCATGAGCATATTTTCTTAGCCTTGCGAACTGTCTACAGCGTCATCTTACctctaagattattattattattattattattattattattattattattattattattattattattattagaagaagaagaagcagaagaagatcactacgaccacattgaaGGTGTTGATGCCAGCATGACAAGTAAT comes from Dermacentor andersoni chromosome 9, qqDerAnde1_hic_scaffold, whole genome shotgun sequence and encodes:
- the LOC126518955 gene encoding putative nuclease HARBI1 — translated: MAAYRSDVARRISAYEFACRACDVVFGDAFYMQTVPRPWMRDRLNPMELYDDEEFLTRYRFTKQTVRELLAFVPLEASGDNRGLPLTPMQQLLVALRFYGAGTFQIVSGDLVNVSQPTVCRTVKRVTRLLARHLFRAVVRFPDASQLSGVMRDFYEIAHFPGVTGCIDGTHVRIKSPGSDDAEVYRNRKGVFSINVQAVAGPMLQFFNVVASWPGSAHDSRIFDNSRVRVMYEQHRVPGLLLGDMGYACSPFLMTPLAEPGPVNSPEGRYNKAHIKTRNSIERAFGVWKRRFPCLDMKLQHKPRNAARIITACAALHNVALLRREPEPLGLHVPTSRCRRTGRNTCQEHLPTVNGVGDNLPGMRARQLLIQRSFS